A genome region from Coprococcus phoceensis includes the following:
- a CDS encoding Na/Pi cotransporter family protein: protein MNYTSIIIPFLGGLGMFIYGMQIMAQGLENAAGNKMKSLLEALTKNKLLGVLLGAFITAVIQSSSATTVMVVGFVNAGIMNLTQAMGVIMGANIGTTVTGWLVSSVEWAKFLSPTTLAPIAIMIGVVIMLTGKRRSTKDIASIIVGFGLLFVGISTMSGAVDPLKESEGFVNLFVTLGKNPLLGIIAGALVTAIIQSSSASVGILQSLAAAGLVPFNAAIYIIMGQNIGTCVTAMLSSMGAKKNAKTAALMHLLFNIIGTIIFSVVAIVFFKVVNPVWGHGQITQTEISTVHTIFNIATTVMLFPVSNLIIKLAKKISGVKDDERDDSVVSLDDRMLQTPSLALQATVGEVARMGEIVNDTLDAAKRVLFTLSEEDIHTLKEDESKVDKLTAGITDYAIKITGLQVGEKEHQQVAHLLQIVSDIERVSDYCENISEFAETLKEKKLSFSETGKEEIKEMIEVCADSYRYALEAFVEGSRDKALKVIEKETKADDLEIKLRSKHIKRLTNNLCNTEAGVVFLDTIICLERISDHARNIAEEVLEQMG, encoded by the coding sequence ATGAATTACACTAGCATTATTATCCCTTTCCTTGGTGGGCTTGGGATGTTTATCTATGGAATGCAGATTATGGCTCAAGGCTTGGAGAATGCGGCTGGGAATAAGATGAAATCGCTTCTTGAAGCATTGACAAAAAATAAGTTATTAGGAGTACTATTGGGAGCATTTATTACTGCTGTGATTCAAAGTTCGTCGGCGACGACTGTCATGGTGGTAGGTTTTGTGAATGCAGGAATTATGAACCTGACACAGGCAATGGGTGTTATCATGGGTGCGAATATCGGGACAACGGTAACAGGATGGCTTGTTTCCAGCGTGGAATGGGCAAAATTTTTGAGCCCGACAACACTGGCGCCGATTGCGATTATGATTGGTGTTGTGATTATGTTGACCGGAAAAAGAAGATCCACAAAGGATATTGCGAGTATTATCGTAGGATTTGGTCTTTTGTTTGTCGGTATTTCTACAATGTCAGGAGCAGTTGATCCGTTAAAAGAGTCAGAAGGATTTGTAAATCTTTTCGTGACATTAGGAAAGAATCCTTTATTGGGAATTATAGCGGGAGCACTTGTTACAGCGATTATCCAGAGTTCATCAGCATCTGTTGGTATTTTGCAGAGTCTTGCAGCAGCGGGCTTAGTTCCGTTTAATGCGGCAATTTATATTATTATGGGACAGAACATTGGTACATGTGTAACTGCAATGCTGTCAAGTATGGGTGCGAAAAAGAATGCTAAGACAGCAGCACTTATGCATTTATTGTTTAATATCATCGGAACGATTATTTTTAGTGTGGTGGCAATTGTGTTTTTCAAAGTGGTCAATCCGGTTTGGGGACACGGTCAGATTACACAGACAGAGATCAGTACAGTACACACGATTTTTAATATTGCAACAACCGTAATGCTGTTCCCGGTATCTAATCTGATTATCAAACTTGCTAAGAAAATCAGTGGTGTGAAAGATGATGAAAGAGATGACAGTGTTGTTTCACTTGATGATAGAATGTTACAGACACCTTCTCTTGCACTTCAAGCTACAGTCGGTGAAGTGGCACGCATGGGAGAAATCGTGAATGATACTTTAGATGCGGCAAAACGTGTTCTTTTTACACTGAGTGAAGAAGATATTCATACATTGAAAGAAGATGAATCCAAAGTGGATAAACTGACTGCGGGAATCACAGATTATGCAATCAAGATTACCGGACTTCAAGTTGGGGAAAAGGAACATCAGCAAGTGGCACACTTACTCCAAATTGTTTCTGATATTGAACGTGTCAGTGATTACTGTGAAAATATCTCAGAATTTGCAGAGACGTTAAAAGAAAAGAAATTGTCGTTCTCTGAGACAGGAAAAGAAGAAATCAAAGAGATGATAGAAGTTTGTGCGGACAGCTACCGCTATGCATTGGAAGCATTTGTGGAAGGAAGTCGAGATAAGGCGTTAAAGGTAATTGAGAAAGAGACGAAGGCAGATGATCTGGAGATTAAGCTTCGCTCAAAACATATCAAACGTTTGACAAACAATCTGTGCAATACAGAGGCGGGAGTTGTATTCTTAGATACGATTATTTGCCTGGAGCGTATTTCAGATCATGCAAGAAATATTGCAGAAGAAGTATTGGAACAGATGGGATAA
- a CDS encoding IS91 family transposase, giving the protein MSNILQTIFLDHYEHLIYELHPRTSVIENVNKMIHCGDPSFGGAFFACPDCGELKFVPFRCKSRFCPTCGNKYNLQRSFHMSCKLIRCVHRHCVFTIPKELRTFFLNDRSLLNCLFHSVRDVVLRTFYKQNKSENFTPGFICVLHTFGRDLKWNPHIHALISEGGAGNSIVWRPMKHFDYTFLRNAFRKVLLERLTNSIGKSFIPVKNKIYKDHADGFYVRAKPNLCTPDVTIKYISRYLGRPVIATSRIDHYDGESVTFHYTRHEDNKTVSECIPALDFIKRLIVHIPEKHFKMLRYYGIYAKHHKQEQKLYKCISSEKKRFILRHMNWQNLIFLTFGYDPLKCPKCGSSMLVLEVYHKKTVLFEQYRKAMGYG; this is encoded by the coding sequence ATGAGTAATATTTTACAAACGATCTTTCTTGATCATTATGAACACTTAATTTACGAACTTCATCCAAGGACTTCCGTCATTGAAAATGTCAACAAAATGATTCATTGTGGTGACCCTTCTTTTGGTGGCGCTTTTTTTGCTTGTCCAGACTGTGGGGAATTGAAGTTTGTTCCTTTTCGATGTAAATCTAGATTCTGCCCTACTTGCGGTAACAAATATAATCTGCAACGCTCTTTTCATATGTCCTGTAAGCTCATTCGCTGTGTCCATCGTCACTGTGTGTTTACTATTCCTAAAGAACTTCGCACTTTCTTTCTCAATGACCGTTCTCTCCTCAATTGTCTCTTTCATTCCGTTCGAGATGTTGTTCTTCGCACGTTTTATAAGCAAAACAAATCTGAAAACTTTACTCCTGGTTTCATTTGTGTTCTTCATACCTTCGGCAGGGACTTAAAATGGAATCCTCACATTCATGCTCTTATTTCTGAAGGTGGCGCTGGAAACTCTATCGTTTGGCGCCCTATGAAGCATTTCGATTATACCTTCCTGAGAAACGCATTCCGCAAAGTTCTTCTTGAACGGCTTACTAATTCCATTGGTAAGTCTTTCATTCCTGTTAAAAATAAAATTTATAAAGACCATGCCGATGGCTTTTATGTCAGAGCCAAACCGAATCTCTGCACTCCTGATGTTACAATCAAATATATCAGCAGATATCTCGGAAGACCTGTCATAGCAACTTCTCGCATTGATCACTATGATGGTGAGTCTGTTACTTTCCATTACACAAGACATGAAGATAACAAAACTGTTTCCGAATGTATTCCTGCTTTAGACTTTATAAAAAGACTCATTGTTCATATCCCGGAAAAACATTTTAAAATGCTTCGTTATTACGGCATCTATGCCAAACATCACAAGCAAGAACAGAAACTTTATAAATGTATCTCTTCCGAGAAAAAACGTTTTATCTTACGACATATGAACTGGCAAAATCTTATTTTTTTAACCTTTGGATACGACCCTCTCAAGTGTCCAAAGTGTGGTTCTTCTATGTTGGTGTTGGAAGTTTATCACAAAAAAACTGTACTATTTGAACAATATCGAAAGGCTATGGGATATGGATGA
- a CDS encoding PD-(D/E)XK nuclease family transposase, with product MTNRLKQYFPMLRTRTEIMEIIIKDETLKTLFDSWETEFQEEFLNICTGISGVKVLYDFMIKEILNPEAVPERIGELLSLLLNQKVKVLTVLPNDTTRIADETSLIITDIVVELEDGSIANIEIQKIGYQFPGERCACYSSDLLLRQYKRIKGMKKRKFTYKSIKNVYTIVFFEKSPKTFHKFPQNYLHFFEQKSNTGLQIELLQKYIFIPLDIFKENQQNKDIKSKLDAWLVFLSMDNPEMIVKLIETYPEFKPMYEQIYDICRNIEEVMEMFSKELRELDRNTVLYMIDEMQDELDQKKIQLQDTESKLNDAHTQLNSTQDKLHSTQDELQSTQDELQSTQDELQSTQDELQKALLKIAELEHQHT from the coding sequence ATGACAAACAGATTAAAACAATATTTTCCCATGCTCCGTACACGTACAGAAATTATGGAAATCATTATCAAAGATGAAACATTAAAAACTTTATTTGACAGTTGGGAAACCGAATTTCAAGAAGAATTTCTGAATATCTGTACAGGTATATCCGGAGTCAAAGTATTATACGATTTTATGATTAAAGAAATACTGAATCCAGAGGCAGTGCCGGAACGAATTGGAGAACTACTGTCTTTACTGCTAAACCAGAAAGTAAAAGTACTAACCGTACTGCCAAATGATACTACCCGCATCGCTGATGAAACATCTCTTATTATCACCGATATCGTTGTAGAACTAGAAGACGGCAGTATCGCAAACATTGAAATACAAAAAATCGGGTATCAGTTCCCCGGTGAACGATGTGCCTGCTATTCCTCAGACTTGCTTCTACGTCAATATAAAAGAATAAAAGGAATGAAGAAAAGAAAATTTACATATAAAAGTATCAAAAACGTCTACACCATTGTCTTCTTTGAAAAAAGTCCAAAAACATTTCATAAATTTCCTCAAAATTATCTTCATTTTTTTGAACAAAAATCTAATACTGGATTGCAGATAGAATTGTTACAAAAATATATTTTTATTCCTCTTGACATCTTTAAAGAAAATCAGCAAAATAAAGATATCAAAAGCAAATTAGATGCATGGCTTGTATTTTTAAGTATGGATAATCCCGAAATGATTGTAAAACTTATCGAAACATATCCTGAATTCAAGCCAATGTACGAACAAATCTACGATATCTGTAGAAATATTGAGGAGGTCATGGAGATGTTTTCTAAAGAATTACGAGAATTAGACAGAAATACTGTCTTATATATGATTGATGAAATGCAAGATGAGCTAGACCAAAAGAAAATACAATTGCAAGATACAGAATCCAAATTAAATGATGCACACACTCAACTAAACAGTACGCAGGATAAACTGCACTCCACACAGGATGAACTACAATCCACACAGGATGAACTACAATCCACACAGGATGAACTACAATCCACACAGGATGAACTGCAAAAAGCTCTTTTAAAAATTGCAGAATTAGAGCACCAACATACTTAA
- a CDS encoding C69 family dipeptidase, with translation MIKKKQIAALVLAGTMAMGSSMQAFACMGVYVGKEVSENGSSYIGRSEDIGAGHTKIFTVHPAEDHEPGAIFEDAYGFSMPYPEHTYQYTLAKDSPLFGEGEEPYAEVGINENEVAMTATVSTYYNDKAKAADPLVDTGICELSMGSILLGQAKTARDGVELLGEIVEKYGSGECNTIMISDPNEAWYMEIVSGHQYAAIKLPEDQVAAIPNMMLLGTVDVTDTENVIASEGLVSLAEENGFLKTEDGMIHVTQTYGAENPGKGQLTRLWQGTYYLNHEKGEGLSIEPSEDGVYGPYDLLFTPDKKFSTQDIMKFLAYRGEGTKMDSNVNESIYAIGNKNQAECHILEMRDGMYQGMSGVEWLAMSRAEFSLYLPYYGAMLTETWDGYHNDELTSVEDSMFWVFNDLNDLADDNRELYGTNIRKYWDAYQAELIEQQKQVDVDMQKLYEKSPELAQEKATEIGKVIAQDAFNSAKSILTELKAFKESGSTEMFVPSVLTENIMPNYTVARVMDEVSTEALEALIAKAEAVQKDMYTEASYATLEQELENAKTVLADEFAVQDEIDAATKQLDSALQGLEKIQAAVPQPEKESVSEEKTTPTGPSPKTGDATPLMWLLTAAAGSALVSVNVWKRREEK, from the coding sequence ATGATAAAGAAGAAACAAATAGCAGCACTGGTTTTGGCAGGCACAATGGCCATGGGGAGTTCTATGCAGGCATTTGCCTGTATGGGAGTATATGTAGGGAAAGAAGTTTCAGAGAATGGCTCATCCTATATTGGAAGATCAGAGGATATCGGAGCGGGACATACAAAAATATTTACGGTGCATCCGGCAGAAGACCATGAACCAGGAGCAATTTTTGAAGATGCATATGGATTTTCAATGCCATATCCAGAACACACATATCAATATACACTTGCAAAAGATTCACCACTGTTTGGAGAAGGAGAAGAGCCTTATGCAGAGGTAGGAATCAATGAAAATGAGGTTGCTATGACAGCCACTGTATCTACCTATTATAATGATAAGGCAAAAGCGGCAGATCCATTGGTAGATACCGGTATCTGTGAATTATCGATGGGATCGATTCTACTTGGGCAGGCCAAAACAGCAAGAGACGGAGTGGAATTGTTAGGAGAGATTGTGGAAAAATACGGTTCGGGGGAATGTAACACGATTATGATCAGTGATCCAAATGAAGCGTGGTACATGGAAATTGTTTCCGGTCATCAATATGCAGCCATTAAGCTGCCGGAAGATCAGGTTGCGGCAATTCCGAATATGATGCTTCTTGGAACGGTTGATGTGACAGATACAGAAAATGTGATTGCATCTGAAGGATTGGTATCATTAGCGGAAGAAAATGGATTTTTAAAGACGGAAGATGGAATGATTCATGTCACACAGACATATGGTGCAGAAAACCCGGGAAAAGGTCAGCTGACACGTTTGTGGCAAGGGACATATTACTTGAACCATGAAAAAGGAGAGGGTTTAAGTATTGAGCCTTCAGAGGATGGAGTTTATGGTCCGTATGATTTGTTGTTTACGCCAGATAAAAAATTTTCTACACAGGATATCATGAAGTTTCTGGCATACAGAGGAGAAGGAACAAAGATGGATTCCAATGTAAATGAGTCAATCTATGCAATCGGCAATAAGAATCAGGCAGAATGCCATATTTTGGAGATGCGTGACGGGATGTATCAGGGAATGTCAGGAGTAGAATGGCTTGCGATGTCAAGAGCAGAGTTTTCTTTATATCTTCCGTATTATGGAGCAATGCTGACAGAGACATGGGATGGATACCACAATGATGAGCTGACATCTGTAGAAGATTCTATGTTTTGGGTGTTCAATGACTTGAATGATCTGGCAGATGACAATCGAGAATTGTATGGGACAAATATTCGAAAATACTGGGATGCGTATCAGGCAGAATTGATTGAACAGCAAAAACAAGTTGATGTGGATATGCAGAAGTTATATGAAAAATCACCGGAACTTGCACAGGAAAAAGCAACAGAGATTGGAAAAGTAATTGCACAGGATGCATTTAACAGTGCAAAAAGTATTTTGACAGAATTAAAAGCGTTCAAAGAAAGTGGATCAACAGAAATGTTTGTACCATCTGTATTGACAGAGAATATAATGCCAAATTACACAGTTGCACGTGTGATGGATGAAGTTTCAACAGAAGCGTTGGAGGCGTTGATTGCCAAAGCGGAAGCTGTTCAGAAAGATATGTATACAGAAGCCAGTTATGCGACATTAGAACAAGAACTGGAAAACGCAAAGACGGTATTAGCAGATGAATTTGCAGTTCAAGATGAGATTGATGCAGCGACAAAACAGCTTGACAGTGCATTACAAGGCTTGGAAAAAATACAGGCAGCGGTACCACAACCAGAGAAAGAATCGGTATCGGAAGAGAAAACGACTCCAACAGGTCCTTCACCAAAAACAGGAGATGCTACTCCATTGATGTGGCTGTTGACTGCTGCGGCAGGAAGTGCGTTGGTAAGTGTGAACGTTTGGAAACGAAGAGAAGAAAAATAA
- a CDS encoding ABC transporter ATP-binding protein → MGKIIEVKNLFKLYRVGDSVVHALNGVNFSINEGEFCAIVGTSGSGKSTLLNMLAGLEKPTKGEVIINGEHMEKLKEDQLVSFRRDHVGFIFQSFHLIGTMNAVENVALPLSFRGEKKESRLKKADKMLDLVNLKKHKKHLPNQMSGGQQQRVGVARALVVDPKIIFADEPTGNLDSHTSKEVMELMQKVVREQKKTLVMVTHDNHLASYADRIFHIIDGEIVKIEDNRTKGEEKEDEKD, encoded by the coding sequence GTGGGGAAAATTATAGAAGTGAAGAATTTGTTTAAGCTCTATCGTGTCGGGGACAGTGTTGTGCATGCTTTGAATGGAGTGAATTTTTCAATCAACGAAGGAGAGTTCTGTGCGATTGTAGGGACTTCGGGATCAGGGAAATCAACGTTGTTAAATATGCTTGCCGGACTGGAAAAACCGACAAAAGGAGAAGTGATCATTAACGGCGAGCACATGGAGAAGTTGAAGGAAGATCAGCTTGTCAGCTTTAGACGTGATCATGTTGGATTTATTTTTCAGTCTTTTCATCTGATTGGGACGATGAATGCGGTGGAAAATGTGGCATTGCCCTTGAGCTTTCGCGGAGAGAAAAAAGAAAGCCGACTAAAAAAAGCAGATAAGATGCTGGATCTGGTCAATTTAAAAAAGCATAAAAAGCATTTGCCGAATCAGATGTCGGGAGGGCAGCAGCAGCGAGTAGGGGTTGCAAGAGCACTGGTTGTTGATCCGAAGATTATATTTGCGGATGAGCCGACAGGAAATCTGGATTCGCATACATCCAAAGAGGTGATGGAATTGATGCAGAAGGTGGTAAGGGAGCAGAAAAAGACGCTTGTTATGGTTACACATGACAATCATCTGGCTTCGTATGCCGATCGGATTTTCCATATTATTGATGGAGAGATTGTAAAGATAGAAGACAACCGTACAAAGGGAGAGGAGAAAGAAGATGAGAAAGATTAA
- a CDS encoding COG1361 S-layer family protein, with product MRKIKKIMMVAMSMILVAGMVMPLHAAGKVTVKASGTATPAYQYGQEKELKLTITNGTDTAIENVVVTPQVKANIEKWPFEIENVSYEQKVDKIEAGKSYELTYDVKAREDVASKYYNVKFDVSYDGLENAFEQSVFVKMTAKPEERPQENPEENTQKDPQPQQPSGDTGVYNSEPMMYTGGDSAGGGSATTSTSVPRVIVTGFSTDPAEVKAGSNFKLIVHLKNTSKTTAVKNMLFDFNAPTEGQDANTASPAFLPASGSSTVYLDGIGANGTKDISIDMNAKSDLVQKPYSVEMSMKYEDGSGTQFESTSSISVPVKQDARFEFSEFELSGETVEVGSEVNVMCSLYNMGRIKLYNVKAKFEGEGIKSKEIFVGNVESGATASIDGMITGESETTGDGKVKMIVTYEDESGAVFTTEKELTLLVTAPMTDDMMNESEMVEQEKAFPIIPVIVGVIIIGVIVVVVIVKKKKEKKRRAEEEEILEDELNRLTENE from the coding sequence ATGAGAAAGATTAAGAAAATAATGATGGTTGCCATGAGTATGATTCTGGTGGCAGGGATGGTGATGCCACTGCACGCAGCGGGAAAAGTGACCGTAAAGGCGAGTGGAACTGCGACACCGGCTTATCAGTATGGACAGGAGAAAGAGTTAAAGCTTACGATTACAAACGGTACAGATACAGCAATTGAAAATGTAGTAGTAACTCCGCAGGTGAAGGCAAATATTGAGAAGTGGCCGTTTGAAATTGAAAATGTATCCTATGAGCAGAAAGTGGATAAGATCGAAGCGGGAAAATCTTATGAGCTCACATATGATGTGAAAGCAAGGGAAGATGTGGCATCAAAATATTATAATGTGAAATTCGATGTTAGTTACGATGGATTGGAAAATGCATTTGAGCAGAGTGTATTTGTAAAAATGACAGCTAAGCCGGAAGAGAGGCCACAGGAAAATCCAGAAGAAAACACACAGAAAGATCCACAACCGCAGCAACCTTCGGGGGATACAGGTGTCTACAACAGTGAACCGATGATGTATACTGGAGGAGATAGTGCAGGTGGCGGATCAGCAACGACATCGACATCTGTTCCGAGAGTAATTGTCACAGGATTTTCAACAGATCCGGCAGAAGTAAAGGCGGGAAGCAATTTTAAACTGATTGTACATTTGAAAAATACATCCAAGACAACAGCGGTAAAAAATATGCTGTTTGACTTTAACGCACCGACAGAAGGACAGGATGCAAACACTGCATCTCCGGCGTTCCTTCCGGCGTCCGGCTCTAGCACTGTATATCTGGATGGAATCGGAGCAAATGGGACAAAAGACATTTCGATTGATATGAATGCAAAATCAGATCTGGTACAGAAACCATATAGTGTCGAGATGTCTATGAAGTATGAAGACGGAAGTGGAACACAATTTGAAAGTACATCAAGTATCTCAGTTCCGGTTAAACAGGATGCGAGATTTGAATTCAGTGAATTTGAGCTGAGTGGAGAGACTGTGGAAGTTGGAAGCGAAGTTAATGTCATGTGCAGTCTGTATAACATGGGAAGAATTAAATTGTATAACGTAAAAGCAAAATTTGAGGGTGAAGGAATCAAATCTAAAGAGATTTTTGTCGGAAATGTAGAATCCGGAGCGACAGCTTCAATTGATGGTATGATAACCGGAGAGTCAGAGACAACAGGTGATGGTAAAGTTAAGATGATTGTTACTTATGAAGATGAGTCGGGAGCAGTATTTACAACTGAAAAAGAACTGACACTTTTAGTGACAGCACCGATGACAGATGACATGATGAATGAAAGTGAAATGGTTGAGCAAGAAAAAGCGTTCCCGATTATTCCGGTGATTGTCGGAGTAATTATCATCGGAGTGATTGTTGTCGTTGTAATTGTGAAGAAGAAAAAAGAGAAAAAAAGAAGAGCAGAAGAGGAGGAAATTTTAGAGGATGAGCTTAATAGACTTACTGAGAATGAGTAG
- a CDS encoding ABC transporter permease: MSLIDLLRMSSGNLKRRKLRTFLTVLGVVIGTASIVVMISLGLGLQQSTYKEIEKSGGLTTIQVTGKDRQGGMMVDSGEESKEYITDDVIEKLKKLENVEFVSPVLEVSAIALKGNYEGFLTVQGMSHEALEKMNIPLKEGGKLPAENGSSLDLVMGNMVITNFSNKSGGSGYWDTGELPDIDFAKDSLFLILDTDAYYQSQSGSGFGNVENGGETATKTPKTAKKYVVKASGVVEGTVDEYNAYSYSTFCDIETLKTILKKEFRGRVIPGQPSTSSGKPYSYFTYSSAQVKVDNLDNVESVSNEIRTLGFQTYSNAEYLESMQKQFAMIQAVLGGIGAVSLLVAAIGIANTMMMSIYERTKEIGVIKVLGCSLKNIRQMFLLEAGFIGLIGGVIGNILSLMMSFVVNKVVGSMGAEMGMTDVISYIPPWLVLISLAFAILVGMAAGYFPARRAMKLSPLAAIRNE; the protein is encoded by the coding sequence ATGAGCTTAATAGACTTACTGAGAATGAGTAGTGGAAATCTGAAACGCAGAAAGCTTCGAACCTTTTTAACCGTTCTAGGGGTTGTGATTGGGACAGCTTCCATTGTTGTTATGATTTCTCTCGGACTTGGTCTTCAGCAGTCTACCTATAAAGAAATAGAAAAATCTGGTGGTTTGACGACCATTCAGGTGACAGGAAAAGACAGGCAGGGTGGCATGATGGTAGATTCCGGAGAGGAATCGAAAGAATATATCACAGATGATGTGATTGAAAAATTGAAAAAATTAGAAAATGTAGAATTTGTAAGTCCTGTTTTAGAGGTATCGGCAATTGCGTTAAAAGGCAATTATGAAGGATTTTTGACGGTGCAGGGAATGTCCCATGAGGCACTGGAAAAAATGAATATTCCATTGAAAGAGGGCGGAAAATTGCCGGCTGAAAATGGAAGCTCATTAGATCTGGTGATGGGGAACATGGTAATCACGAATTTCAGCAATAAATCAGGAGGCAGTGGTTATTGGGATACCGGAGAACTTCCGGATATTGATTTCGCAAAGGATTCTCTGTTTTTGATCCTGGATACAGATGCCTATTACCAGAGCCAGTCGGGAAGTGGTTTTGGTAACGTGGAAAATGGAGGAGAGACAGCAACAAAGACACCAAAGACAGCAAAAAAATATGTTGTAAAAGCGTCCGGTGTCGTGGAAGGAACTGTTGATGAATACAATGCATATTCGTATTCAACCTTTTGCGACATCGAGACACTGAAGACCATTTTGAAAAAAGAATTTCGGGGAAGAGTGATTCCTGGTCAACCGTCCACAAGCAGCGGAAAACCTTACAGTTATTTTACGTATAGCTCAGCGCAGGTGAAAGTGGATAATCTTGACAATGTAGAATCTGTTTCAAATGAAATCAGGACACTGGGATTTCAGACATACAGCAATGCAGAGTATCTGGAAAGTATGCAGAAACAGTTTGCAATGATACAGGCGGTTCTGGGAGGAATCGGTGCGGTATCGCTTCTTGTTGCAGCGATTGGTATTGCAAACACGATGATGATGTCGATTTATGAGAGAACGAAAGAAATCGGTGTCATTAAAGTGTTAGGCTGCAGTCTGAAAAATATTCGGCAGATGTTTCTGCTGGAAGCCGGATTTATCGGACTGATCGGGGGCGTGATCGGAAATATCTTAAGTCTTATGATGTCATTCGTGGTCAATAAAGTGGTTGGAAGCATGGGAGCCGAGATGGGCATGACAGATGTAATTTCTTATATTCCACCTTGGCTTGTGCTGATTTCACTTGCATTTGCGATTCTTGTGGGAATGGCGGCAGGATACTTCCCGGCACGACGAGCAATGAAATTAAGTCCGCTTGCAGCAATTCGAAATGAATAG
- a CDS encoding PTS transporter subunit IIC, with the protein MEKLKKLLDRIFIDGLTGMAQGLFATLIVGTIIQQIGSLIGGNVGNMIFVLGKMAATFTGAGIGVGVAYRFKESPLVVLSAATAGMVGAFAAKLLAGSVLVDGAMVFAGPGEPLGAFLAAYVGIEFGHLVSGKTKVDILVTPIVTITAGSAVGLLVGPPISEFMTALGALINWGTEQQPFLMGIIVSVLMGMILTLPISSAALGVILNLSGLAAGAATIGCCCNMVGFAVASYRENKIGGLLAQGIGTSMLQVPNIVRKPIIWVPAILSSAILGPVGTMILHMTSNATGSGMGTAGLVGQIMTWQTMTAVEPPMIVLIKIIVIQIALPAIVTLLISEFMRKKKWIQYGDMKLEL; encoded by the coding sequence ATGGAAAAATTAAAGAAATTATTAGATCGTATTTTTATTGATGGATTAACAGGAATGGCGCAGGGACTTTTTGCAACATTGATCGTCGGCACAATTATTCAGCAGATTGGAAGTTTGATTGGCGGGAATGTCGGGAATATGATTTTTGTACTTGGAAAGATGGCAGCCACATTTACGGGGGCAGGAATTGGTGTAGGTGTTGCCTATCGATTTAAGGAAAGTCCGCTTGTTGTGCTGTCAGCAGCGACTGCCGGAATGGTGGGCGCATTTGCGGCAAAACTGCTCGCGGGAAGTGTTCTTGTAGATGGTGCCATGGTATTTGCAGGACCGGGAGAACCGTTGGGAGCATTTCTTGCGGCTTACGTAGGGATTGAATTCGGACATCTTGTCTCAGGAAAAACAAAGGTGGATATTTTGGTTACTCCGATTGTAACGATTACAGCCGGATCGGCAGTAGGTCTTTTAGTTGGACCTCCGATTTCTGAATTTATGACAGCGCTTGGAGCATTGATTAATTGGGGAACAGAGCAGCAGCCGTTTTTGATGGGAATTATTGTCTCGGTTTTGATGGGAATGATTCTGACACTTCCGATTAGTTCCGCGGCACTTGGGGTTATTTTGAATCTTTCCGGTCTTGCGGCAGGAGCTGCAACAATTGGATGCTGCTGTAATATGGTTGGATTTGCAGTTGCAAGCTATCGAGAAAATAAAATCGGGGGACTATTAGCACAAGGAATCGGAACATCGATGCTTCAGGTGCCAAATATTGTGAGAAAGCCAATTATCTGGGTTCCTGCAATTTTATCAAGTGCTATCTTAGGACCTGTCGGAACGATGATTCTGCACATGACAAGCAATGCGACCGGCTCTGGAATGGGAACAGCAGGACTTGTCGGACAGATTATGACATGGCAGACGATGACGGCAGTGGAGCCGCCGATGATCGTACTTATAAAAATTATCGTGATACAGATTGCCCTTCCGGCGATTGTGACACTGCTCATTTCAGAATTTATGAGAAAGAAAAAATGGATTCAGTATGGCGATATGAAATTAGAATTATAA